DNA sequence from the Gammaproteobacteria bacterium genome:
ATGCCACCTATTACCGCCCGGGCGGGGTATATCGCGACCTGCCCAACGTCATGCCGAAATATCAGGCCTCGCGCTGGCGTTCCGAGCGGGAAGTGCAAAAGCTCAACGAGGAACGCAGCGGCAGCATGCTCGATTTCATCGAGGCCTTCACCGAACGCTTCCCTGGCTGCGTGGACGACTACGAAACGCTGTTGACCGATAATCGCATCTGGAAACAACGCACCGTAGGCATCGGTGTCGTCAGCCCCGAGCGGGCCATGCAGCTCGGCTTCACCGGTCCCATGCTGCGCGGTTCGGGTGTCGAGTGGGACCTGCGCAAGAAGCAGCCCTATGAAGTCTATCCCGCCATGGATTTCGATATCCCGGTGGGCGTCAACGGCGACTGCTACGACCGTTATCTGGTGCGTATCGAAGAAATGCGCCAGTCCAATCGCATCATCAAGCAGTGTGTCGAATGGCTGCGCAATCATCCCGGCCCGGTGATGCTGGACGATCATAAGGTTTCCCCGCCGCCGCGCGAGGAAATGAAGGCGGACATGGAATCGCTGATTCACCACTTCAAGCTCTTCACCGAAGGCTATTGTCTGCCCGAGGGCGAGGCCTATGCGGCCGTGGAGCATCCGAAGGGCGAATTCGGTGTGTATCTCGTTTCCGACGGTGCCAACAAGCCTTACCGCCTCAAGGTCCGCGCGCCCGGTTTCGCACATCTGTCCGCCCTGGACGAGATGTCGCGCGGGCACATGCTGGCCGATGTGGTTGCCATCATCGGCACCCAGGACATCGTATTCGGGGAGGTCGACCGCTGATGACCGAACTCAAGCACAAGCGCGATCTGCTGACCGCCCACGAGCGCGAAGAGATCGATCACTGGTTGAAAAAATACCCGGAAGACCGGAAGCAGTCCGCGTTGCTGGCCGCCCTGCGCGCCGTGATGCATGAGGACGGTTACCTGTCCACCGAAAAGATGGACGCGGTGGCGGATTATCTCGGCCTGCCCGAGATCGCGGTCTACGAGGTCGGCAGCTTCTATTCCATGTACGAACTGGAGCCGGTCGGCCGCCACACGATCTCCGTGTGCACCAACGTGTCGTGCATGCTCTGCGGCGCCGACAACGTCGTCGAACATATCGAGAACAAGCTGGGCATCAAGACCGGAGAAAGCACGCCGGACGGGAAGTTCTATCTCAAGCAGGAAGAGGAGTGCCTGGCCGCCTGCTGTGGTGCGCCCATGATGCAGGTGGATCACGTGTATTACGAAAATCTCACGCCCGAAAAGATCGATCAGATCCTGGACGGCTTGGAGTAAGCGATGGTCAATCAGGTCTGCTTCACAACGCTGCAATTCGCGGACGAGCCTTACAGCTACGAGAACTATCTCAAGCTTGGGGGCTACGAGGCGTGGAAGAAGATTCTGCGCGAAAAGATTCCGCCCGAGGACGTCATCGACGAGATCAAGAAGTCCAACCTGCGCGGCCGTGGCGGCGCTGGTTTCCCGACCGGTCTCAAGTGGAGCTTCATGCCCCGCAATACCGAGGGACAGAAATACATCGTCTGCAACTCCGACGAATCCGAGCCCGGCACCTGCAAGGACCGCGACATTCTGCGTTTCAATCCCCACGCGCTGGTCGAGGGCATGGCAATCGCCGGCTACGCCATCGGCGCGACCGTCGGTTACAACTACATGCGCGGCGAGTTCATGGACGAGCCTTTCATCCGCTTCGAGCAGGCCCTCAAGGAGGCCTACGCCCAGGGGCTGCTCGGCAGGAACATCCTGGGTTCGGGGGTCGACTTCGATCTGCACGGCAGCCTCGGTGCCGGGGCGTATATCTGCGGCGAGGAGACTGCGTTGCTCGAGTCCCTGGAAGGCAAGAAGGGACAGCCGCGTTTCAAACCGCCGTTCCCGGCCAACTTCGGGCTGTACGGTCGACCCACCACGATCAACAACACCGAGTCGCTGTCCTCCATCCCGGCGATCATGCGCAAGGGCGGCAAGTGGTTCGCAGATCTCGGCGTGGAAAACTCCGGCGGCGAGAAGCTGTTCTCGGTGTCGGGGCATGTCGCCAGACCCGGCAACTATGAGGTGCCCCTGGGCATGCCTTTCGCCGACCTGCTCGAGATGGCCGGCGGGATTCGCCACGGCCGCAAGCTCAAGGCGGTCATTCCCGGCGGTTCGTCCGTGCCCGTGGTGCCCGGCGACATCATGCTCAAAACCAACATGGACTACGACTCCATCACCAAGGCGGGCTCCATGCTGGGTTCCGGTGCGGTCATCGTCATGGACGAGACCGCCGACATGGTGAAGGTGCTGCAACGGGTCTCGCGCTTTTATTTCTCCGAATCCTGCGGACAGTGCACCCCCTGCCGGGAAGGCACGGGCTGGCTGTACCGCATGCTGACCCGCATTGTGGAAGGCCGCGGCCGTCCCGAGGACCTGGAACGCCTCGACGACGTCGCCAGCAAGATCGAGGGGCGCACCATCTGCGCCCTGGGCGATGCCGCGGCGATGCCGGTGCGCAGCTTCATCAAGCATTACCGGCACGAATTCGAGTACTACATCCAGCATGGACGCAGCATGGTCGCAGGCACCAGTGCTGCTGCAGCCTGAATACGGCGGATACATCACCGATGAGCGAAGATCTGGTCAATATTGAGGTCAACGGCATTCCCCTCAAGGCACGCAAGGGGTCGATGCTGATTGAAGCCACCGACAATGCGGGCATCAAGGTGCCGCGTTTTTGTTATCACGAGAAACTGTCGGTGGCGGCCAATTGCCGCATGTGTCTGGTTGAGGTTGAAAAGGCCCCGAAGCCGCTGCCGGCCTGCGCCACGCCGGTGTCCGAGGGCATGAAGGTGTTTACCCAGTCTCCGAAGGCGCTTGGCGCCCAGAAGGGAACCATGGAATTCCTGCTCATCAATCATCCGCTGGATTGCCCGATCTGCGACCAGGGCGGTGAGTGCGAGCTGCAGGACGTGGCCATGGGCTATGGCGAGGATATTTCGCGCTATACCGAAAACAAGCGTGTGGTCAAAGACAAGGACATCGGTCCGTTGATCGAGACCGAGATGACCCGTTGCATCCATTGCACGCGTTGCGTGCGTTTCGGCGAGGAGGTCGCCGGTTTGCGCGAACTGGGTGCCACCGGGCGCGGAGAGTTCATGAAGATCGGCACTTACGTCGAAAAAAGCGTCAGCTCCGAGATGTCGGGCAACGTGATCGACCTGTGCCCGGTCGGTGCGCTGACCGCCAAGCCTTCGCGTTTCCGCGCGCGCGCCTGGGAGGTTATCCAGCATGCCAGCATCGCGCCGCACGACAGCGTCGGCTCCAATCTGTATCTGCATACCCTGCGCGGCGAAGTGATCCGCGCCGTACCGCGCGATAACGAAGGCATCAACGAATGCTGGATCTCCGACCGCGATCGCTTCAGCTACGAAGCGCTGTCCCATACTGATCGCGTCACCCGCCCGCTGGTCAAGACCAATGGCCAGTGGCAGGAAACGGACTGGGAATCGGCGCTGGAAACCGCCGCCGAGCGCCTGCGTTCGTTCCCGGCCGATGACATCGGCGCGTTGCTTTCAGCGTCCGCCACGCTGGAAGAACAGTACCTGGCGCAGAAACTGATGCGTGGGCTGGGCGTGACGGCCATCGACCACCGCCTGCGGGAGAACGATTTCTCGGATCAGGCTCAGCGCCCGCTGTTCCCCTGGCTGGGAATGGCGCTGCAGGACCTCGATGCGCTGGATGCCGTGCTGCTGGTCGGTGCGGACGTGCGCAAGGACCACCCGATTATCGGTCACCGTCTGCGCAAGGCCGCCCTGAAGGGCGCCGCGATGATGGCGATCAACCCGCGCGATTTCGCGTTCCGTTTCGACCTCGCCGCCGAGCGCATCGTCGATCCGCTGGCAATGATCCGTTCGTTGGCCGGTGTGGCCAAGGTCCTGGGTGCCAAGCAGCCGACCGCCCTGTTGGATTCGGCCACCGTCGGCGAGGCGGAACAGGCTATGGCCGATCGCCTGAAGGCGGGCGGCAAGGCGGCGGTGTTCCTGGGCACCATCGCGGCGCAGCATCCGGCTGCCGCAGCGCTGCGTGCACTGGTGGCCGCCATCGCCGAACAATCCGGCGCCAGTTTCGGTTATCTGCCCGAGGCCGCCAACACGGCCGGCGCCTGGCTGGCCGGTGCGGTTCCGCATCGCCTGCCTGGCGGTGGGATGTTGGCACAGGGCGGGCTTCACGCCCAGGCCATGCTGGCGCAGCCGCGCAAGGCCTACCTGTTGCTGGGCGTGGAGCCGGAGTCCGATTCGGCCG
Encoded proteins:
- a CDS encoding NADH-quinone oxidoreductase subunit D is translated as MPEIRNYTLNFGPQHPSAHGVLRLVLELDGEVIQRADPHIGLLHRGTEKLAESKPYNQSIGYMDRLDYVSMMSNEHGYVLAIEKLLGIEAPIRAQYIRVMFDEITRILNHLLWLGAHALDIGAMTVFLYAFREREDLMDCYEAVSGARLHATYYRPGGVYRDLPNVMPKYQASRWRSEREVQKLNEERSGSMLDFIEAFTERFPGCVDDYETLLTDNRIWKQRTVGIGVVSPERAMQLGFTGPMLRGSGVEWDLRKKQPYEVYPAMDFDIPVGVNGDCYDRYLVRIEEMRQSNRIIKQCVEWLRNHPGPVMLDDHKVSPPPREEMKADMESLIHHFKLFTEGYCLPEGEAYAAVEHPKGEFGVYLVSDGANKPYRLKVRAPGFAHLSALDEMSRGHMLADVVAIIGTQDIVFGEVDR
- a CDS encoding NAD(P)H-dependent oxidoreductase subunit E; this translates as MTELKHKRDLLTAHEREEIDHWLKKYPEDRKQSALLAALRAVMHEDGYLSTEKMDAVADYLGLPEIAVYEVGSFYSMYELEPVGRHTISVCTNVSCMLCGADNVVEHIENKLGIKTGESTPDGKFYLKQEEECLAACCGAPMMQVDHVYYENLTPEKIDQILDGLE
- the nuoF gene encoding NADH-quinone oxidoreductase subunit NuoF, which produces MVNQVCFTTLQFADEPYSYENYLKLGGYEAWKKILREKIPPEDVIDEIKKSNLRGRGGAGFPTGLKWSFMPRNTEGQKYIVCNSDESEPGTCKDRDILRFNPHALVEGMAIAGYAIGATVGYNYMRGEFMDEPFIRFEQALKEAYAQGLLGRNILGSGVDFDLHGSLGAGAYICGEETALLESLEGKKGQPRFKPPFPANFGLYGRPTTINNTESLSSIPAIMRKGGKWFADLGVENSGGEKLFSVSGHVARPGNYEVPLGMPFADLLEMAGGIRHGRKLKAVIPGGSSVPVVPGDIMLKTNMDYDSITKAGSMLGSGAVIVMDETADMVKVLQRVSRFYFSESCGQCTPCREGTGWLYRMLTRIVEGRGRPEDLERLDDVASKIEGRTICALGDAAAMPVRSFIKHYRHEFEYYIQHGRSMVAGTSAAAA
- the nuoG gene encoding NADH-quinone oxidoreductase subunit NuoG translates to MSEDLVNIEVNGIPLKARKGSMLIEATDNAGIKVPRFCYHEKLSVAANCRMCLVEVEKAPKPLPACATPVSEGMKVFTQSPKALGAQKGTMEFLLINHPLDCPICDQGGECELQDVAMGYGEDISRYTENKRVVKDKDIGPLIETEMTRCIHCTRCVRFGEEVAGLRELGATGRGEFMKIGTYVEKSVSSEMSGNVIDLCPVGALTAKPSRFRARAWEVIQHASIAPHDSVGSNLYLHTLRGEVIRAVPRDNEGINECWISDRDRFSYEALSHTDRVTRPLVKTNGQWQETDWESALETAAERLRSFPADDIGALLSASATLEEQYLAQKLMRGLGVTAIDHRLRENDFSDQAQRPLFPWLGMALQDLDALDAVLLVGADVRKDHPIIGHRLRKAALKGAAMMAINPRDFAFRFDLAAERIVDPLAMIRSLAGVAKVLGAKQPTALLDSATVGEAEQAMADRLKAGGKAAVFLGTIAAQHPAAAALRALVAAIAEQSGASFGYLPEAANTAGAWLAGAVPHRLPGGGMLAQGGLHAQAMLAQPRKAYLLLGVEPESDSADPAQAAEAMAAAEFVLAITPFAGEELRRHADMILPVATFAETSGTFVNLEGRWQSFNGATTPPGEARPGWKVLRVLGNLLGLGGFDQTSTEQVRDELKARFAEDLVFDNALELGKSYALPEISGSGLMRISGVGIYAQDMLVRRSSPLQQTVDGRKDGVWINPAEADRQGLGDAGRVNVRQGGAEAELELHLDESIPDGCAWIPMATEAGRQLGASFGLIELSRA